The following proteins are co-located in the Rippkaea orientalis PCC 8801 genome:
- the nifE gene encoding nitrogenase iron-molybdenum cofactor biosynthesis protein NifE, producing MKLTKGKINELLTQPGCEHNHNKEGQGKNKSCTQQAQPGSAQGGCAFDGASIALVPITDAAHLVHGSIACSGNSWNSRGSLSSGPMTYKMGFTTDLSENDVIFGGEKKLYQAIAQLVKRYHPAAVFVYSTCVTALIGDDLDAVCKAATKKYETPIIPVHAPGFVGSKNLGNRLGGEALLDHVVGTREPEFTTDFDINLIGEYNVAGEMWGVLPLFEKLGIRVLAKITGDARYEEVCYAHRAKLNLMICSKALINMATAMQERYGIPYIEESFYGIADMNRCLRNIAEYFGDAALKERVEQLIEEETTKLDLALAPYRERLKGKRVVLYTGGVKSWSVVSAAQDLGMEVVATSTKKSTEEDKAKIRELLGKDGIMLEKGSPTELLRVVEQTKADLLVAGGRNQYTALKARIPFLDINQERHHPYAGYVGMIEMARELDEAVHSPIWRLVRQPSPWDIWQQEHESLLNLEAE from the coding sequence ATGAAATTAACTAAAGGCAAAATCAACGAATTACTAACACAACCAGGCTGCGAACATAATCATAATAAGGAAGGACAAGGGAAAAACAAATCTTGTACCCAACAGGCTCAACCTGGCTCAGCACAAGGGGGATGCGCTTTTGATGGGGCTTCTATTGCTCTGGTTCCGATTACCGATGCTGCCCATTTAGTCCACGGTTCAATCGCCTGTTCTGGTAATAGTTGGAACAGTCGGGGCAGTCTGAGCAGTGGTCCGATGACTTATAAAATGGGTTTTACAACAGATTTATCAGAAAATGATGTTATTTTTGGTGGTGAAAAAAAGCTTTATCAAGCGATCGCTCAATTAGTAAAACGCTACCATCCGGCGGCGGTTTTTGTCTATTCGACCTGTGTTACCGCGTTAATTGGAGATGATCTTGATGCGGTGTGTAAAGCAGCCACAAAAAAATATGAAACGCCGATTATTCCCGTTCATGCCCCTGGATTTGTTGGTAGTAAAAACCTAGGAAACCGTCTCGGTGGTGAAGCACTTCTTGATCATGTTGTGGGAACCCGTGAGCCAGAATTTACCACGGATTTTGATATTAATTTGATTGGAGAATACAACGTCGCTGGAGAAATGTGGGGCGTTTTACCTCTGTTTGAAAAGTTAGGTATTCGGGTGTTAGCTAAGATTACGGGAGATGCCCGTTACGAAGAAGTTTGTTATGCCCATCGTGCTAAACTTAATTTAATGATCTGCTCTAAGGCTCTGATTAACATGGCCACAGCAATGCAAGAGCGTTATGGTATTCCCTACATTGAAGAGTCTTTCTATGGCATTGCAGACATGAACCGTTGTTTACGGAACATCGCTGAGTATTTCGGAGATGCCGCTTTAAAAGAACGGGTAGAACAGTTAATAGAAGAAGAAACCACGAAATTAGACCTAGCCTTAGCCCCCTACCGGGAACGTCTCAAGGGTAAGCGCGTTGTCCTCTACACGGGAGGGGTCAAGAGTTGGTCGGTGGTGTCCGCAGCGCAAGATTTAGGCATGGAAGTGGTGGCCACCAGCACCAAGAAGAGTACGGAAGAAGATAAAGCGAAGATTCGAGAATTATTAGGCAAAGATGGAATTATGCTCGAAAAAGGCAGCCCGACGGAATTATTGCGGGTTGTGGAGCAAACCAAGGCAGATTTATTAGTCGCAGGGGGTCGTAATCAGTATACCGCCCTCAAGGCTAGGATTCCTTTTTTGGATATTAACCAAGAACGTCACCATCCCTACGCGGGATATGTTGGGATGATTGAGATGGCGCGAGAATTGGACGAAGCCGTTCATAGTCCTATCTGGCGGTTAGTTCGTCAACCTTCCCCTTGGGATATTTGGCAACAGGAACACGAAAGTTTATTGAATTTAGAAGCGGAATAA